TTTCTTTCACCTTTATTAATCATATCCTGTGCCCAAAACAAACTTTTTGATAAAACTAAAGCCTGTCTTCTTTCTTCTTCTGATAAATATGTGTTTCTTGAACTCATTGCTAATCCATCATGTTCCCTAACTATCGGGCATGATATTATCTTTACAGCCATATTCAAATCTCTAACCATTTGCTTTATAACATATACTTGTTGTGCATCTTTTTGTCCAAAATATGCTTTATCAGGAGTTACAATATTAAATAACTTCATAACAACTGTAGTAACTCCTCTAAAATGTCCTGGTCTTGAAGCTCCACATAATTTGTCTGTAACACCTAATACTTCAACAAAGGTATTATAGCCTTCTGGATACATTTCTTTAACTTCTGGTGCAAATATATAATCTACCCCAACACTTTCTGCTAGTTTACTATCTCTTTCAATATCTCTTGGATAAACTTCATAATCTTCTCCCTGCCCAAATTGTATAGGATTAACAAATATACTTACTACTACTACATCATTTTCATCTTTCGCTCTTTTCATTAAAGAAAGATGTCCATCATGTAGATAACCCATAGTAGGAACAAAGCCTATTGATTTTCCTTTAGCTTTTTCATCTGCAATTATATTTTTTATTTCCTGAATGCTTTTTATTATTTTCATTATAGTTCTCCTTTCAATTTAGTCTTTAAGCTTGTCAATAACCTCTTGACTCATTTTAAAAGTATGCTTCTCTTCTGGAAACGTACCTTCACAAACTTCTTTTATATATTCTTTAACACCTTCTCTTATTTCTTTACCCAAATCTCGAAACTTTTTCACAAATTTAGGAGTAAAATCACTGAACATACCTAACATATCTTGCAATACTAAAACTTGACCATCACAATACTTTCCAGCACCTATTCCAATAGTTGGTACAGAGATTTTTTCTGTTATTATCTTAGCAAGCGGCTCTGGTACTGCTTCTAAGACTATAGCAAAAACTCCCGCTTTCTCTAATAAAATTGCATCTTCTATAATCTTCTTAGCATTTTCAATACTTTTTCCTTGAACCTTAAATCCCCCTAATACATTTACTGATTGAGGTGTAAGCCCCAAATGTCCACATACTGGTATTTGTGCATCAACTAACGCTTTAACCTTATCAATTATATTTTCCCCACCTTCTAACTTAACAGCATGAGCTCCACCTTCTTTTATCAGTCTACCAGCATTTCTAATAGTATCCTCTACGCTGACATGATAAGATAAAAAAGGCATATCCGCTATTATCAATGCTCTATTTACTCCTCTAGATACAGCTTTAGTATGATGTATAATATCTTCAATAGTTACTTGTAAAGTATTTTCATATCCCAACATTACCATTCCCAAAGAATCTCCTACAAGTATACTATCTACTCCTGCTTCATCTAAAAGTTTTGCAGTTGAGTAGTCATAAGCAGTAAGCATAGTGATTTTTCTTCCCTCAGCTTTAGCCTTCAAAAAACTAGCAGTTGTAAATTTTTCACTCATATTCTACACCTCTTTTAATATTTTTTTTAATTCCAAAATAGATTTGTTTTTCTTATCTCCTTCAGCCAATTTAACAGTCTCATAACCTAGAATTTTATATAAATTTAGTAATTCTGGCGCAAAACTTTCTAAACTTTCAATATGTTTAACTATTGTACCAACATCTCCTCTTTTTATAGGACCAGTCAAAGCTTTTTTAGGTCCAAGTTTTCTTATGTTTTCAATAGTTCCCTTAATTAATGGATATACAGCTTCTATTGCTAATTCTTCATCTACCCCCATAATCTTATAAAACTTTAAACCATAATCAATCAAGGTAACTAAATAGTTTGATACTACACATGCTGAAGCATGATAAAGCCCTTTCAACTCTTCTGTTATTGTAAAATATCTGTTGCCACATTTTTCTAACATATTCTTTAATATATTTATTTTTTCTTTATCTCCTTCTACAGTAAACACAGTAAGTTTAAGACTTATTAAAGCAGATTTTATATCTGCAAATGATTGTAATGGATGCAAGCTGTATATATAAGCTCCTTTCTGTTTCAAAGAAATAAGCTCTTTTGAAGATAATGCTCCGCTCATGTGAACGAAAATCTGACCTTTTTTAATATTGTAGTATTCGGATATTTCATCAGCTACTTTTTTAATTACATCATCAGGAGTCGTTATAAATATCAATTGCGTTAAATCTAATAATTCTTGCAAATTTCTAAAAGCAATACCTTCAACCTCTTTAGCTCCTTTTTGTGCAGATTCAAACTTTCTACTATAGTACCCTACAACATCAAAATCATTATCTTTTAGATATTTCCCAAAAGTACATCCTACTTTCCCTGCTCCTATGAAACCTATTTTCATTTATCCCCCTCCTTATTAAAAACCATCTATTGTCTTTCGCTATTCGTCAAATTAGAATATAAAATTCTAAAAACAAAAAGTATTATCTTCATAATGCTTTTGACACTATCAAAATAAAAACCCCTCTTGTGGGCAAAAAGACACAAGAAGGGTATAAAACTTCATACTCCTTTTTAATTCTATCCTCCTGTCTCCGTCCACATAGGCTCAGAGCAGATATTTTTTTATAATCCATAGGAAATTATAAACCTTATTGTATTGTGAATAATTTTAAATATAATTTCCGTATATGGATTTCAACAAAATCTTCCTAAATTTATTAAAATCGAAGATTTTGTTCTATTATTGTCAAATAGATTAATTAAACGGTATAGCTCCATTAAGGATACTATCCAAAAATAATTTTATCATACTAAAATATTTAATACAATCCAAACGAATAGCAAAAATCACAATTGAATGTTACATTTGTTTAATAATTTTAACATATCTACCCACCAACTGATAGCTCTCATTCAAAAACATTATCACAAATACAATACGTTAAATATAATATAATATATTTCAATAATTTCATAATTTTATGCTGTACAATTTTGTTTAATGTGTTATACTATTTATAGATTGAATCTCGTTAACTCTATATAAATATAGGAGGACTGTAATTATGTTATACTTATTTGATAATAATGCTTTTAATAATATGATTATTAATCCAACTAAAGAAAAACTAATTAAGCTAAGCAGAGATAAAGGAGTATTTACAGAATTTAATAGCCTTTGTTTCATAACTAATGTAAGAAATAGAAGTGCTAAAAATACTTTTGTTGTAAATAACATACCTTTAGGTGTAGATCAACAAGGGATTTCTAGAAAAGAAGCAGATAGAATAGTTAATGAAGTGAATAATTATTTAATAGATAAAGAATTAATTCGATTAGATAGAAAAATGGGGCTGCATAGTAAATTTTCATTTAACTGTAGACTTTATATAACTAAGGAATATAGCAGAATTGCATATATGTGGAATAATTCTTTATTTGATCCTATTGATATTAATAATCCTGACATGGTAAGCGTTTATGTTCCAGAATGGCCACAAAGAATTATATTAATATATCCAGAAGAAGGAGTAACTTATATATTAGGAACTGATTATTTTGGTGAAGCTAAAAAATCTTTCTTAAGAATGGCTATGTATAAAGTTAAAAAAATGGGTGGTTTAGGACTTCATGCAGGCAGTAAAGTGCTAAGAGTAAAAGATAAAGATGGAATATTAAAAGATGTAGGATTTATTATGTTTGGATTAAGTGGTACTGGAAAAACAACATTAACAATCCATGACCACAATCTAAAAGGAGAAGAAAAAGCTATTATCAGACAAGATGATGTAATATTTATGGATAAAAACGGATACTGTGCTGGAAGTGAAAATGGCTTCTTTATTAAGACTGAAGGATTAAGTGAAAGTCAAAGAGTTTTATATAAAGCTGCAACAAGTCCAAATGCTATTTTTGAAAACGTTAAAGTTTATGAAAATGGTAAAGTTGACTTTTCGAATACAGAATTGACTTCAAATGGAAGAGGCGTAGTACTTAGAGAAGAAATCGATAATACAGATAATAGTATTGATCTTGAAAAAGCTCATAAACTTATATTTATAACTAGAAGAAATGATATCATACCACCAGTTGCTAAATTAACTGCTTCTCAAGCAGCTACATTCTTTATGCTAGGAGAATCTATTGAAACTTCTGCTGGAGATCCTACTAAAGCAGGTCAGTCAAAAAGATGCGTTGGTACAAATCCTTTTATTATAGGACCTGAAGCAGAAGAAGGTCACAGGCTATATCAAATACTAAAACAAAATCCTGATATGGAATGCTACATCTTAAATACAGGAAGAGTTGGTCAAAACAACGATTTTGAAGGCGAAAAAATTACTATAGAAGTTTCAACAACTATTATGCGTGAAATTGCAAAGAATACAATAGAATGGGAAACTGATAAAGACTGGGGTTATCTAGTACCAAAATCGGTAAATGGTTTAGACATGGATAGATATAATCCAAAAAAATATTATACAGAAATAGAATATAAGGCATTAGTAAATAAATTAAAAGAAGAAAGAGTTAAATGGCTATCAAGATTTGAAAATTTAGATGCACAATTAGTAAATAGTATAGCATAAGAAATGCGGCTAAAAATAGCCGCATTAAGTTTGTTGATAAATTAAATTATTTATGAAAATAACACTCATGCGAAAGAATTTAGAAAAAACTAAAAGCTTAAATTTTTAGAAAATCCTAACGCACCTAATCAAGACTTCCTGTCTTGTAGGATGCTGGCTTAGCGTCCTGCTAAGCCTACGGATTTTCTTAAAAATTTTCACCTAGTTTTTTTAACTAAATTCTTTCAAGCATTCACTTTTATTTTCATAGATATTTAAAAAGATAAGTTTGTCTATAACATTAAATGCGGCTAAAAATAGCCGCATTTTTATTTTTGCATATAAAAATCTGGATTAGTTAACTTGAAAGTATTATTAAGTCCATCTGTAATAAAAACACGTTTATCTTTGGTAATAAATATAGCTTCTACTCCATCTAGATTTTCTATTAGCCTTTTTCCTTCAGAAAGTCCTAAAGAAAAAGTAAGAGTTGAAAGTGCATCCGCATCAATTGATTTATCTGCTATTATCGAAACACTTACTAATGAATTTTCTACTGGATATCCTGTATAAGGATCTAATATATGGTGATATCTTCTTCCATTCTGCTCAAAATATCTTTCATATATACCTGACGTAACTACAGTCTTATCTATAACCTTAACTATTCCAATATATTCTCCTCTTTTAGTAAAAGGATTCTGAACTCCTATATTCCAAGGAGATCCATCAGGTTTACTGCCTAAAGCAAAAATATTTCCTCCTAAGTTTATAATAGCATGCTTTACATTTTCATTTCTTAAAATATCAGCTACTTCATCAGCGGCATAGCCTTTCGCGATTCCTCCAAGATCTATTTTCATACCTTTTTCCATAAGCTTTACTTTTTTCTCTTTCTCATCTAATAGTATCTTTTTATAATCAATTAATTTTATTGTGTTGTTTATTTCTTCTGAACTTGGCACTTTAGCCCTGTCTGTGCCTATTCCCCATAATTCAACTAAAGGTCCTATAGTAATATCAAATTTCCCATTAGATAAGTCAGAATAATATATTCCTTTTTTAATTACATCAAATACATCTTCAGAAACTTTGATATAACCATTTCCTGAGTTAATATTAACTTTATAAATATCACTATTTTTAATGTTCTTACTCATTTTACTATCTATATCTTTAATCCTTTCAAATGCCTTATCTAAAATCTTTGAATCGATATTCTGATATATATTCAGTGTCACTATAGTTCCTAAAAGAAATTCCGTTTTTGTTAATGGTTTGTTCCTTACTTCTTTTGAACACCCTACTAAATTTAAAATCATTACAGCAATTAAAAACAAATAAATTACTCTCCTTGTTTTTCCCATTTCAATCCTCCAATTCATACTTCAGTTTTAACTCCAATTATATTATAAGGCTTTAGAGTCAAACTCTAAAGCCTTTATTTCATATTCTTATTCATAGCCTTTTTAGCTAATTTTTTAAACCTTTCGCTAGTATACGTTGCACCAGTAACTACATCTACTTTATCAACATCTTGTTTACTAATAAGCTCCTTCTCCAATTTAATCTTAACGTCTTCTGGAGTTATTCCAGATGCTTCTTTCATTTTTTCAGCATATTCTTTATCTTCATTTTTATTTTGGCCTTCTTTATTAACTTCATTAAATACAACATCAACTATTTTACCATCTTCATAAGTTATTGAAATTTCTGCTTTCCAACCATATTTATCATAATCATCAGACGCTTTATAAGTACCATCTTTATAACTCATATTCTTGTCAGTTACTGAATTGCATCCTGTTATAACTAACATTGTAATTATTGTAAAAATAATAATATAAGATATCCTTTTCATGCTCAAAACTCCTTTTCGATATTTTTATAATCCATAGGAAATTATATTCCTTGCTGAGCTGTGGATAATTTTGAATATAATTTCCGTAATGGATTTCAACAAAATCTTCCTTAATTTATTTAAATCGAAGATTTTGTTATATTATCTACACATAAATAATATTATTATATCATTAGCCTTAAGTAAAGAATATAATATATCTCAATTCAAATTTTATACTCTTGATATCTCAATTTTTACATCATCTATCGGCTTTAAAAGTTCTTTAAGGTTTTCATCTTTAATACTATTATTAAGCCATATTTGTTCACTATCCCTATCTAAAATAACAGGCATTCTATTATGAATACTGCTAATTTTTCTATTAGCATTTGTAGTTAATATAGTAAAGCAATCTACATATTCTCCATTTTTATTTTTAAAAGAACTGTATATTCCTGCCATTGAAAATAAATTTTTATCTTTTAAATATATTTTATATTTTATACTTTTGCCATTTTCCTTCTTCCATTCAAAAAAGCCGCTAGCTGGAATTAGGCATCGCTTATTGTAAAAAGAATATTTAAATAACTTTTTAGTATCTATAGTCTCGCTTCTTGCATTTATAATCAATTTTTTTAAATATGACAAATCAAATCCCCACTTCATTAGCTTTATCATTCGTTTGTTACCATTATTTATGATTATAGGGACTTCATTTGAGGGAAATATCTCAGGCATAGATTTAATTAAAACATCACAATAATTAATATTAAATCTTCTTGATATTTCCTCAATATCGGCAAAAAGATAATATCTCCCACACATATAACCACTCCTACTTATAATCAACAATTAGATTTCTTAATTTTAACTGCTAAAATCCTTCATAACAGCATTCACAACTTTTCTTATAATTTCATAATCGTATCCTTTATAGGCTAAATGTTGAGATAACTTCTGATATATTTTATTTCTCTCCTTATCTTTTATACTTCTTAATTTTTTCTTAGCTAAATAAACTGCATTTTCATAAATTTTTTCATCTTCTATTTCTGAAATAACTTTGTTTATTATATCTTCACTTATTTTTTTCTTTGTTAATTCAAATATGATACGTTTTTTTCCATATTTATTGCTACTTAATTTATTTCTAACATAACTTTTTGCATATTCTTCATCATCAACCATTTTATAATTCTTTAAAATTTCTATTACATTATCTATAATTTCATCTTGATAACCTTCTTTAGATAACTTATCTCTAAGTAACATCTCACTATGCATTGTTCTCGCCAATATACTAAAAGCTTTATTTTTAGCTCTTTTAAGGTTTTCATCAAATATTAGAAGTTCTAACTTTTCTTTATCTACTTGAACTCCTTCTTCAATTCTAAATTTATAAATAACTTCTTTATGAACCCCAGCAAAAAATTCATGATCAATATATATATTAACTTTTTCTTTATTATTTTTTTGTTCAACTATTTTGGTAACAATGCCCATAATTATTCCTTCTTTCTAAATCCCTATAATCTTGAGCAAAACATAAATCGAATAAAAGCATGAACCCTTCAATATCAATTCTTCTTCACTACCACTTTTTATAGTAAAAGGAGATGAAATTTTAATACTACATGGGTAAAATAGCTCTATGCCTCCCTTAGTAAGAAAATCAGCAATTAAATGGCTAATATAGCCTATAATGAAACCTTTATATACTCCAATTAAATTATATCTTATTGCTAAAATTTTAACAACCATTGAAAATAGTAAAAGACCTAACAAACTATGAGTAAATCCTCTATGATGAGATAATCCTGTAAAGGCTAAAGTTATAGATAAAATTTTTAAAAGCCTACTGTTTAAACTTATACCGAAATAAATACATCCAAAACTTAAAGTTATATAAAATATAAATTTAAATATTTTATTTTTCCTAAAAAGAAGTTTCTGATTTAATTTGCTCTTGGGATGATCTATATCTGGTAATAAAGCCCCCAAAACTGTTGAAGAAATAAAAATAATACCCTTTTCCAAAGAATAATCTGAAATGGCAGTAACCCCAGCTGCAATTCCTAGCATAACATGTGTCTTACCCTTCATCTTTTGTATCCTCCGGCTGATTCTTATAAATATTTCTTATAAATATATAGAACACTAGTTCTAGTATACCATAGATTATAACTTATTTAAATAGCTGAAACAAAGCTATTTAAATAAGTTTGTTTCTTAGTGCTTTTTAACAAAAACTGTTTAACCAAAAAAAAAGTATTGACAAACTCTATAAAATGATTTAGAATTTTAGACTATAGTGACAAAAATAAATAATACGCTCTTATCCAGAGAGGTGGAGGGACTGGCCCTATGAAGCCCGGCAACCTGTGTTCCAAAACACAAGGTGCCAATTCCTGCGGTATAAGATATACCGAGAGATGAGAGAGAGAAATAAGTTTTTTATGCCTCTTTCATCTGAAAGAGGCTTTTTTAATACCCTCCCTGCAGAAGGGGTATTATTATAACTATTTTAATTTAGTACATTAAATTGATAAAGGAGTGAAGTAATTGATTGTAATTCAAAATCTCAGCAAAATATATGAAAGTAAAAATGAAAAAATACATGCTTTAAAAGATATCAATTTAGAAATAAAAAAAGGTGAAATTTTTGGAATCATGGGTTTAAGTGGAGCAGGAAAGTCTACTCTTATTCGCTGTATAAATCTTCTTGAGAAACCTACTAGTGGTAGTGTTTTTATTAACAAAAAAGACATAACGGTTTTAAATAAACATGAACTCAGGGAAATAAGAAAACGTATTGGAATGATTTTTCAACATTTTAATCTCCTTAACTCAAGAACTGTTTTTGAAAATGTAGCTTTTCCACTTGAAATTTCAGGTTATAACAAGAAACAAATTAAAGAAAGAGTAGAAAATTTGTTATCTTTAGTTGAACTCTCAGATAAAAGGAATGCCTATCCTTCCCAGTTAAGTGGAGGACAAAAACAAAGAGTTGCTATAGCTCGTGCTCTTGCTAATCAACCAGATATTTTACTGTGTGATGAAGCAACTTCTGCTCTTGACCCTAAGACAACAAAATCTATTTTGAAACTTCTTAAAGAAATTCAAAGTAAATTTGGTCTTACAATAGTTCTTATAACACATCAAATGGAAGTAATTCGTGATATTTGCGATAGAGTTGCAATTATTGAAAATGGAAAAATAATCGAGTTAGATACAGTTGAAACAATATTTACAAATCCTAAAACAAAAACTGCTAAAGCCTTTGTTTCACATATTCAACATAATAAAGAAGAAATTAGTTTTCCTAAGGCGTCTGGTTCTAGGGTTATTAGATTAAAACTTTTAGGTGAAGTTGTAAAAAAGCCTATTATTTCTCAATTGATTAGACATTTTTCAATAGATATTAATATTCTATCAGGTAATATAAATGAATTACAAACAACAAATATAGGGACTCTGCTTATACAAATTTACGGAAAGAATGATGAAATAGAAAATGCAATCAAATGGCTTAAAAAAGAGAAAATAGGATTGGAGGTTGTATGGAATGGATAATTTGATAGAATTACTTTTTCCTTCTTTATGGGAAACAATTTACATGGTAACAGCCTCAACAATATTTGCTCTAATTCTAGGTTTCCCTCTAGGTATTTTACTAGTAGTTACAGAAAAAAACGGTATTTGGGAAAAACCTATACTAAATTCAATACTAGGAACTATTATAAATGTATGTCGTTCTTTTCCATTTATTATTTTGATGATTCTAGTTTTCCCTCTATCGCGTATCCTTGTAGGAACTTCTATAGGAACTACAGCCAGTATAATACCATTAGCAATTGCAGCTGCTCCTTTTGTAGCAAGGATTATTGAGAGTTCCTTTAAGGAAGTAGATAGTGGAGTTATAGAAACAGCTTTAGCAATGGGAGCTACAATCCCACAAATCATTTTTAAAGTACTTATTCCTGAAGCTTTGCCTTCATTAGTACTTGGTATCACTCTAACAATCATAAATTTAATTGGCTATTCAGCTATGGCTGGTGCTATTGGAGGAGGTGGTTTAGGAGATTTAGCAATACGTTATGGGCTTTATCGTTTTGAAACTGGTGTAATGATTGCATCTGTAATAATAATTATTCTACTTGTACAGGGAGTACAAGCTATAGGCAATAAAATTGCATTGAATATTAGTAAAAAAAGATAAGGAGGAATAAATATGAAAAAGTCTTTAATTCTATTACTAATTATTTCTATATTAGGTGGTGTTATTCTTAGTGGTTGCCAATCTTCAAAAGAAGATAATAATGTACTAAAAGTTGGGGCTACTCCAGTACCTCACGCGCAAATACTTGAAGTAGTAAAAAATAAACTTAAAGAGCAAGGGATAGATTTACAAATTATTGAATTTACTGACTATGTAAAACCAAACTTAGCCTTAGCAGAAAAAGAAATTGATGCAAACTTCTTTCAACACATACCATATATGAATAGCTTTGCTAAGAAAAACAATATAGATATTGTAT
This genomic interval from Caloranaerobacter ferrireducens contains the following:
- the panC gene encoding pantoate--beta-alanine ligase → MKIIKSIQEIKNIIADEKAKGKSIGFVPTMGYLHDGHLSLMKRAKDENDVVVVSIFVNPIQFGQGEDYEVYPRDIERDSKLAESVGVDYIFAPEVKEMYPEGYNTFVEVLGVTDKLCGASRPGHFRGVTTVVMKLFNIVTPDKAYFGQKDAQQVYVIKQMVRDLNMAVKIISCPIVREHDGLAMSSRNTYLSEEERRQALVLSKSLFWAQDMINKGERNAKTLIGGIKSMINEMPLANIDYVEIIDYDTFSEVEKLKGNILIALAVRIGKTRLIDNILVEVE
- the panB gene encoding 3-methyl-2-oxobutanoate hydroxymethyltransferase; translated protein: MSEKFTTASFLKAKAEGRKITMLTAYDYSTAKLLDEAGVDSILVGDSLGMVMLGYENTLQVTIEDIIHHTKAVSRGVNRALIIADMPFLSYHVSVEDTIRNAGRLIKEGGAHAVKLEGGENIIDKVKALVDAQIPVCGHLGLTPQSVNVLGGFKVQGKSIENAKKIIEDAILLEKAGVFAIVLEAVPEPLAKIITEKISVPTIGIGAGKYCDGQVLVLQDMLGMFSDFTPKFVKKFRDLGKEIREGVKEYIKEVCEGTFPEEKHTFKMSQEVIDKLKD
- a CDS encoding Rossmann-like and DUF2520 domain-containing protein; translated protein: MKIGFIGAGKVGCTFGKYLKDNDFDVVGYYSRKFESAQKGAKEVEGIAFRNLQELLDLTQLIFITTPDDVIKKVADEISEYYNIKKGQIFVHMSGALSSKELISLKQKGAYIYSLHPLQSFADIKSALISLKLTVFTVEGDKEKINILKNMLEKCGNRYFTITEELKGLYHASACVVSNYLVTLIDYGLKFYKIMGVDEELAIEAVYPLIKGTIENIRKLGPKKALTGPIKRGDVGTIVKHIESLESFAPELLNLYKILGYETVKLAEGDKKNKSILELKKILKEV
- a CDS encoding phosphoenolpyruvate carboxykinase (ATP); the encoded protein is MLYLFDNNAFNNMIINPTKEKLIKLSRDKGVFTEFNSLCFITNVRNRSAKNTFVVNNIPLGVDQQGISRKEADRIVNEVNNYLIDKELIRLDRKMGLHSKFSFNCRLYITKEYSRIAYMWNNSLFDPIDINNPDMVSVYVPEWPQRIILIYPEEGVTYILGTDYFGEAKKSFLRMAMYKVKKMGGLGLHAGSKVLRVKDKDGILKDVGFIMFGLSGTGKTTLTIHDHNLKGEEKAIIRQDDVIFMDKNGYCAGSENGFFIKTEGLSESQRVLYKAATSPNAIFENVKVYENGKVDFSNTELTSNGRGVVLREEIDNTDNSIDLEKAHKLIFITRRNDIIPPVAKLTASQAATFFMLGESIETSAGDPTKAGQSKRCVGTNPFIIGPEAEEGHRLYQILKQNPDMECYILNTGRVGQNNDFEGEKITIEVSTTIMREIAKNTIEWETDKDWGYLVPKSVNGLDMDRYNPKKYYTEIEYKALVNKLKEERVKWLSRFENLDAQLVNSIA
- a CDS encoding FAD:protein FMN transferase gives rise to the protein MGKTRRVIYLFLIAVMILNLVGCSKEVRNKPLTKTEFLLGTIVTLNIYQNIDSKILDKAFERIKDIDSKMSKNIKNSDIYKVNINSGNGYIKVSEDVFDVIKKGIYYSDLSNGKFDITIGPLVELWGIGTDRAKVPSSEEINNTIKLIDYKKILLDEKEKKVKLMEKGMKIDLGGIAKGYAADEVADILRNENVKHAIINLGGNIFALGSKPDGSPWNIGVQNPFTKRGEYIGIVKVIDKTVVTSGIYERYFEQNGRRYHHILDPYTGYPVENSLVSVSIIADKSIDADALSTLTFSLGLSEGKRLIENLDGVEAIFITKDKRVFITDGLNNTFKLTNPDFYMQK
- a CDS encoding FMN-binding protein, whose amino-acid sequence is MKRISYIIIFTIITMLVITGCNSVTDKNMSYKDGTYKASDDYDKYGWKAEISITYEDGKIVDVVFNEVNKEGQNKNEDKEYAEKMKEASGITPEDVKIKLEKELISKQDVDKVDVVTGATYTSERFKKLAKKAMNKNMK
- a CDS encoding SOS response-associated peptidase; amino-acid sequence: MCGRYYLFADIEEISRRFNINYCDVLIKSMPEIFPSNEVPIIINNGNKRMIKLMKWGFDLSYLKKLIINARSETIDTKKLFKYSFYNKRCLIPASGFFEWKKENGKSIKYKIYLKDKNLFSMAGIYSSFKNKNGEYVDCFTILTTNANRKISSIHNRMPVILDRDSEQIWLNNSIKDENLKELLKPIDDVKIEISRV
- a CDS encoding regulatory protein RecX, which codes for MGIVTKIVEQKNNKEKVNIYIDHEFFAGVHKEVIYKFRIEEGVQVDKEKLELLIFDENLKRAKNKAFSILARTMHSEMLLRDKLSKEGYQDEIIDNVIEILKNYKMVDDEEYAKSYVRNKLSSNKYGKKRIIFELTKKKISEDIINKVISEIEDEKIYENAVYLAKKKLRSIKDKERNKIYQKLSQHLAYKGYDYEIIRKVVNAVMKDFSS
- a CDS encoding metal-dependent hydrolase translates to MKGKTHVMLGIAAGVTAISDYSLEKGIIFISSTVLGALLPDIDHPKSKLNQKLLFRKNKIFKFIFYITLSFGCIYFGISLNSRLLKILSITLAFTGLSHHRGFTHSLLGLLLFSMVVKILAIRYNLIGVYKGFIIGYISHLIADFLTKGGIELFYPCSIKISSPFTIKSGSEEELILKGSCFYSIYVLLKIIGI
- a CDS encoding methionine ABC transporter ATP-binding protein, whose protein sequence is MIVIQNLSKIYESKNEKIHALKDINLEIKKGEIFGIMGLSGAGKSTLIRCINLLEKPTSGSVFINKKDITVLNKHELREIRKRIGMIFQHFNLLNSRTVFENVAFPLEISGYNKKQIKERVENLLSLVELSDKRNAYPSQLSGGQKQRVAIARALANQPDILLCDEATSALDPKTTKSILKLLKEIQSKFGLTIVLITHQMEVIRDICDRVAIIENGKIIELDTVETIFTNPKTKTAKAFVSHIQHNKEEISFPKASGSRVIRLKLLGEVVKKPIISQLIRHFSIDINILSGNINELQTTNIGTLLIQIYGKNDEIENAIKWLKKEKIGLEVVWNG
- a CDS encoding methionine ABC transporter permease, translating into MDNLIELLFPSLWETIYMVTASTIFALILGFPLGILLVVTEKNGIWEKPILNSILGTIINVCRSFPFIILMILVFPLSRILVGTSIGTTASIIPLAIAAAPFVARIIESSFKEVDSGVIETALAMGATIPQIIFKVLIPEALPSLVLGITLTIINLIGYSAMAGAIGGGGLGDLAIRYGLYRFETGVMIASVIIIILLVQGVQAIGNKIALNISKKR